A genome region from Yoonia vestfoldensis includes the following:
- a CDS encoding SEL1-like repeat protein — translation MLLITGTVLAAEGSDASPDPFDAAVDAVKAEEFGLANDLFFALAEQDDHDAQFNLAILLEAGKGTPQNYSLALEWAWLAQLGGVTRAQALADRLAEKLLPATKDMIASRIDSRLQDRLSKGDSAAIMQYVAFNQTILARPDLETAYIWTLIGAALNIAHAATTRNDIEGTLEPRVILAAQDTARMMFLDQDMALLFAETGVASR, via the coding sequence TTGCTGTTGATCACCGGAACCGTGCTTGCTGCCGAAGGGTCAGATGCCAGCCCCGATCCGTTTGACGCCGCCGTCGATGCCGTGAAAGCAGAGGAATTCGGCCTGGCAAATGACCTGTTCTTTGCCTTGGCCGAGCAGGATGATCATGACGCGCAATTCAACCTGGCGATCTTGCTGGAAGCCGGCAAGGGCACGCCGCAGAATTACAGCCTGGCGCTGGAATGGGCCTGGCTGGCGCAGCTGGGCGGGGTCACGCGCGCGCAAGCTCTGGCCGACCGGCTGGCCGAGAAATTGCTGCCCGCCACGAAAGACATGATCGCATCGCGTATCGACAGCCGCCTGCAAGACCGCCTGTCCAAGGGCGATTCTGCGGCCATCATGCAATATGTTGCCTTCAATCAGACGATATTGGCGCGGCCGGATCTGGAAACCGCCTATATCTGGACGCTGATTGGCGCGGCGTTGAATATCGCCCATGCCGCCACAACCCGCAATGACATCGAGGGCACGCTAGAGCCACGCGTTATCCTGGCCGCCCAGGACACCGCGCGGATGATGTTTCTTGATCAGGATATGGCGTTATTATTCGCCGAGACCGGCGTCGCATCACGGTAG
- a CDS encoding flagellar biosynthesis anti-sigma factor FlgM, which produces MVDATQNLTGTVTSAKMPEVNAVPKVNISPASSGDTAGLGAAAPVNPVSAASRPAVEINSAAAEVLASMQSMPVPVDIEAVERIRASIQANEYPVDFDKIAQGLADAFESMN; this is translated from the coding sequence ATGGTTGATGCAACACAAAATCTGACTGGAACGGTCACTTCGGCGAAGATGCCAGAGGTGAATGCGGTTCCCAAAGTCAACATTTCGCCTGCAAGCAGCGGCGATACGGCTGGGCTGGGTGCTGCGGCACCGGTAAACCCGGTATCTGCCGCGTCTCGACCCGCTGTCGAAATCAATTCCGCCGCGGCCGAGGTTCTGGCGTCGATGCAGAGCATGCCGGTCCCGGTTGATATCGAAGCGGTCGAACGGATCCGGGCCTCGATCCAGGCGAATGAATATCCTGTCGATTTTGACAAGATCGCGCAGGGTCTGGCCGACGCCTTTGAATCCATGAACTGA